Genomic DNA from Mesorhizobium sp. 131-2-1:
CGGTTTCATCGGGCGCGCCGCGAACGTCCATGTTCACACCCGGCGTCGTGAGCGTGGGACCGGCAAGAAAAATGTTGAGGTCCTCGTAGGTCCAGGCACCCTCCCAAGCCATGAGGGTTTGGGAGTAGCGGTCGAACTTCGTCGACGCCTTGTCGCGTCCAACCACGTTCCACAGGTTCGGTCCGATGGTGGATACATCTTGTGCACGCTTGACATGACAGGCTGCGCAGTTGGCGGCAAAGAACGCCGCGCCCTTTGCCGGGTCAGCCATCGCCAGCTTCGCCGAAATCGGCTCGGGCTTCACAATGACCACGCCATGAGCCTTGAGGTAGGCGGCGATGTCGGCATGGTCCTCGTTCCTTGCAAGGTGGTAGGGCGTGATAATACCCGGCAGACGGGCGGGGTCACCTCGAATCCAGACGGCGTTGACGTCCGCGCCGGCCTCAACGAGCACCTTCACGCAATCGAGACAGCCGCTCTCGACCGCGAAGTGCAACATGGTCTCGCCCCTCGCCGCGGCGTTGGGGTCAGCACCGTGCGCCAACAACAGTCGCATGAGGTCGGCGGAGTTCTTCAGGACGGCAACCGTGAGCGGCAGGCCGAGCACCGACTCCTTGTTCACACCGGCCCCGCGCTCGATCAGCAGTTCTGCCGCGTCGGCATGGCCGCTACGAACTGCCAGGAAGAGCGGCGTGGCGCCCTTGTCCTGCTCCTCAATGTCCGCCCCTGCATCGAGGGCCGCCGTAATGGCAACCAGATCGCCGCTCTTGGCCGCCTGGTGAAGCGGACCGCCCTGCGCGGCTGTAAGAGCACCCAAATAGATGAGCACGCTGCCAATCAGTTCACGCATCCGACTGTCCCTCCGCCGACACGGTGAATTGAGAAGGTTGAGCATATACCCGATCAAATCCCTTCGACCAGCCCGACGTAGTGTGCCCCAAGAGGCCGCATCATCACGATCTGCGAGCGCGTGGCCGACCCAGTTGCCGCACTATATTAGTAATCGCTAATGGTGTAAAATGGCTTCGACGACATCGCTTGGGGGACCATTCGGTGCACGCGGTCGGAACAGGACGCATGGCGGGCTGGGAAGGCGTGATCGCCACGGCTGCTGCGCTTGAGGATGTTTCTGCGTTTGCGCACAGCGCCGATATCGGCTGGACCTATCCGCCGGCCTGCTGTCACGGTAACCTAAAGACAGGAGAGTGCGGTAAGATTCCAAGCGTGGCCGTAACACCACGACCCGATGGCTACGTCATAATCTTGCGACCGGGCGATCATCAGAAAGTCACCCACCAAGACCGATATTTCGTGCCCTATGACAGTGTCCTCCCGTCCGGCGACGACGACTTCCACATCTGCCTGCATCCGACCGAGGAAGACGAAAACTGCTTCTTCGCGCCAGCAGATGCGATTTAGTCGGGTAGCCCCTGATGCTTCCTTGGTCTCGGGGTCATCGGGCGCGCTTGCCATTAGGGTAATTCGGCAAATTCTTCTGCTGTTTGTTCGGTGCAGTTTTGAACGCGTCTTCGTGTTCGAGTCTATAGATCTGTCGGACAACCAGCGCGAAATAGCCGAGCTGGATGAGGATCAATGTGACCGCTGACCATAAGACCGCCTTCCAGAGTGATCCTGAGGCGGCATAGATCCAGGTTCCCACAACGGTTGTCGTGGTGAATATTCCGACCAGAAACTGCGGAAAGTACATCGATCGCCCCAATCCGCTTCCCATTTCCCCAACGGGCTCAAGGCGACGGTTTCATTATTTTAGCAGTTACGCAAGTACGTTCACTCAGGCCGGCTTCCTTATGGGGCTACCGGCCAAATGGAGGGAAACGGTCGTCTTAGGCAGGCTTGCCCCCGTCAAAGCCCAAGCCGGTTCCGGCGGCCAGTCCAACACACCTCAACAGACTGTCCGGTCGCTGCCAGGCTGGCCGTCAAATTTTTGATGACCAATCGATCACC
This window encodes:
- a CDS encoding ankyrin repeat domain-containing protein; its protein translation is MRELIGSVLIYLGALTAAQGGPLHQAAKSGDLVAITAALDAGADIEEQDKGATPLFLAVRSGHADAAELLIERGAGVNKESVLGLPLTVAVLKNSADLMRLLLAHGADPNAAARGETMLHFAVESGCLDCVKVLVEAGADVNAVWIRGDPARLPGIITPYHLARNEDHADIAAYLKAHGVVIVKPEPISAKLAMADPAKGAAFFAANCAACHVKRAQDVSTIGPNLWNVVGRDKASTKFDRYSQTLMAWEGAWTYEDLNIFLAGPTLTTPGVNMDVRGAPDETDRLNVIAYLRTLADSPVPLP